In the Bacteroidales bacterium genome, GACGATTTTCAGCTTTCTTTGTTCCCTGTTTGAAATTTTTGAGGAAACTCCAAAAGGTAAATCAGAAATCTGCATTTTTTAAAGTAGTTTATTATATAAGGTGTAAAAATTTTATTTTAATTTTGCAGCCTGAATTCAGTACATAAGGAATTCACGAAATATTTAGAATTATGAATGAAATGAAAAAAAAATTATTTTCCGAATTCCCTCCTGTTACTACAAAAGAATGGGAAGAAAAAATTATTGCCGATCTGAAAGGCGCTGATTATGAAAAAAAATTAATCAGCAAAACAACCGAAGGAATAAAAATTAAACCCTATTACCGTTCGGAAGATATTGCAAATATTGAGCATTTGAAATCTTTCCCGGGTGAATTTCCTTTTGTCAGAGGAACAAAAAAAACCGATAACCACTGGGAAGTGCGTCAGGATGTAGAAGAACTCAATCCTGAAAAAGCAAATAAGTTAGCAAAAGAAATTATTCGGAAAGGTGTTGATGCTATTGGTTTCAATGCAAAAGATGTTGAAGACAGTAACGACATGAAGGCATTGCTTGCCGGAATTGATTTGGAAAAAACAGCTATTCATTTTTATTCATCAAATTCTTTCCCGGTAACTTTTAATTTATTTACCGAAGAGTTAAAAAGACAAAAAGTTGATTTGAAAAAAGTGAAGGGCAGCTTTAATTTCGATTCATTAAGTTATTTCCTTCTCTACGGAAAATTTTATACCAGCGAAGACAATAATTTTATTGAAGCAGCTTCGCTCTTAGGAAATGTTGTGAAGAACATTCCTCAATTTGATTGTATAAATATTAACGGGCAATATTTTCACAATGCAGGTGCAAGCGTATCGCAGGAACTGGCTTTCAGTTTAGCATCAGCAAATGAATACCTGGTGAAATTTACTGAAAGAGAATGTAAGATTTCTGATGTTGCTTCACATCTGCGTTTCACTTTTGCAACCGGTTCAAATTATTTTCTTGAAATTGCAAAGTTCCGTGCAGTTCGCATGCTGTGGGCAAAAATTGTTGAACAATATAATCCTTCCGATAAAAATGCATGCATGATGAAAATTCATGCAGTAACATCCACATGGAATAAGTCGGTTTACGATCCTTATGTTAACATGCTTCGAAACACTACTGAAGCAATGTCGGCAGCAATTGGCGGTTGTGATTCAATGACTGTATATCCGTTTGACATTACTTATAAAAAAGCAGATAATTTTTCAGAACGCGTTGCACGCAATGTACAATTGGTGCTGAAAGAGGAAGCATACCTTGATAAAATTGTTGACCCTGCCGGTGGTTCATATTATATCGAATCATTGACCGATTCCATTGCAGAAGCATCATGGAAAATGTTTTTAAAGATTGAAGAACAGGGCGGATTTATTAATGCAGTTAAGTCGGGTTATATTAGAGAAGAGATTGAAAACACCTGTCAGAAAAGAGATATGGACATTGCCATGCGAAAGCAGGTAATACTTGGTACAAACCAATATCCGAATCTTAAAGAAACAATGTTGGATAAAATTGCTCCCAATACAGACCTTTCTGCACTTGGTGGATTAAAACAGTATCGGGGCTCGCAGGCATTTGAAGCATTAAGATTATCAACAGAATCTTATGAAAAGGAAGGACATAAAATTCCTTCGGTCTTTTTATTCACCATTGGAAATCTTGCAATGCGTAAGGCAAGAGCAACATTCGCCACAAACTTTTTCGGATGTGCTGGATATAAAATTATCGACAACCCGGGTTTCAAAGAGGTGAATGAAGGTGTTGCTGCAGCATTAAAATCAAAAGCTGAAATTATCGTTTTCTGTAGTTCTGATGATGAGTATGCAACATTGGTTCCTGAAGCATGCAATAAATTGAAGATGGAAAAATCAGACGCATATTTAGTAGTTGCAGGAAATCCGACTGCAATCGTAGAACAGTTGCAGCAAGCCGGAGTTACTGATTTTATTCATGTTCGTTCAAATGTTTTGGCAACATTGGAAAAATATAAAAGTTTGTTTGGAATAATTTAATTATTGATTTAAGATTTTATAAAATATATGAGACCTGATTTTTCAAAAATAGATTTCAGAAAATCATCGAAAGAAAAAACTTCTTTTAGTGAATGGGAAAAGAAAAATAAGATAGAGAAAAGCTGGATGACTGCTGAACAAATTCCTGTTAAACCTGCTTTTGGTGAAAACGATTTGCTTGGCATGGAGCATTTGAATTATGCTGCTGGTATTCCTCCATATTTACGCGGACCATATTCAACAATGTATGTGATGCAACCATGGACTATCAGGCAGTATGCAGGTTTTTCAACTGCTGAAGAATCGAATGCTTTTTATCGTCGTAATCTGGCTGCCGGACAAATGGGATTATCGGTTGCATTCGACCTTGCAACGCATCGTGGTTACGATTCTGATCATGAGCGCGTGGTTGGCGATGTTGGAAAAGCCGGTGTTGCCATCGATTCCATTCTTGATATGAAAATTCTTTTCGACCAGATTCCACTCGATAAAATGTCCGTTTCAATGACGATGAATGGTGCCGTATTACCGGTACTTGCATTTTATATTGTTGCTGCAGAAGAACAAGGGGTGAGTATGGAAAAATTAAGCGGCACAATTCAAAATGATATTCTGAAAGAGTTCATGGTGCGCAACACTTATATTTATCCACCGCTTCCATCAATGAAAATCATTGCTGATATTTTTGAATTCACTTCTAAAAATATGCCTAAGTTCAATTCTATCAGTATTAGCGGATATCACATGCAGGAAGCAGGAGCAACCTGCGACATCGAACTGGCTTATACGTTAGCTGACGGACTTGAATATCTGCGTACTGGTGTGAATGCAGGAATGGACATCGATAGTTTTGCGCCACGCTTATCATTCTTCTGGGCTGTAGGGATGAATCATTTCATGGAAATTGCAAAGATGCGTGCAGCAAGAATGTTGTGGGCAAAAATTGTAAAACAATTCAATCCTAAAAATCCTAAATCGCTTGCATTGCGCACACACTGCCAGACTTCAGGATGGAGTTTAACTGAACAGGATCCATTCAATAATGTTGCACGTACTTGTGTTGAAGCTATGGGTGCAGCACTTGGTCACACACAATCATTACATACCAATGCGCTTGATGAAGCAATTGCATTGCCTACCGATTTCTCAGCACGTATTGCACGTAACACACAAATTTATTTACAGGAAGAAACTGGAATTTGTAAAGTTGTTGACCCATGGGCAGGTTCATATTATGTTGAATCGCTCACTCATGAAATTGCAAATAAAGCATGGGCATTGATCCAGGAAGTAGAAGAACTTGGTGGCATGGCAAAAGCTATTGAAACCGGTTTGCCAAAAATGCGAATTGAAGAAGCTGCTGCAAGAAAGCAGGCACGCATCGATTCGGGAAAAGATATTATTGTTGGAGTGAATAAATTCAAACTGGATAAAGAAGACCCACTCGACATTCTTGAAATTGATAATTCAGCAGTTCGTGAATCACAGATTGCACGTTTGAAAAAACTTCGTGCTGAAAGAAATGAAGCGGAAGTAAAATCAGCACTTGAAGAAATTACCAAAGCATGCGAAACAGGAAAAGGAAATCTGCTATCACTGGCAATTGATGCAACTCGCAAAAGAGCATCACTCGGAGAAATTTCTTTTGCATGTGAAAAAATATTCGGAAGATACAAAGCAACTATTCGTTCAATATCGGGAGTATATTCTATGGAAATAGCAAACGATGATAAATTTAAACAAGCACAACAACTAGCTGATAAATTTGCAAAGCTGGAAGGACGTCGTCCTCGTATTATGATTGCAAAAATGGGACAGGATGGTCACGACCGCGGAGCAAAAGTCATTGCAACAAGTTTTGCCGATCTTGGCTTTGATGTGGATATGGGACCATTATTCCAGACCGCAAAAGAAGCCGCAAAACAAGCAGTAGAAAACGATGTTCATATTATTGGAGTTTCAAGTTTGGCTGCAGGTCACAAAACTTTGATTCCTCAGGTTATTGATGAATTGAAGAAACTTGGTCGCGATGATATCATGGTCATTGCCGGTGGTGTAATACCAGCACAGGATTACGACTTTTTATATAAAGCCGGAGTTGTTGGTATATTTGGTCCGGGAACAAGCATTCCTGATGCTGCTGTGAAAATTCTTCAGATATTAATTGATAGTGTTATTAAAGAAGATTAATTTTTAAGAAATGATTTTTATATGCAGGCTCGGCGTAAAGCGCCGAGCCTGCTTTTTTATAATCTAATTAAAAAAATATACAATTGTTGCAACAACCTGTTCTTTGTAGGTATGATATAAATTTTTCTTTCAGTATTAGCTCTTTGTTTTTGAATTAAAAGCTTATTATCTTTACAGCATACTTTATTATTTTATAATAATTATTCATAAAACAAAGAGCTATGAAAACACCAACAAATCATTTAATCGTTTTTTTTATTTTTATTTCAATGAATGTTTTTTCACAAGAAATAAACAGAACAAAAATTGATGAGAAATCACAAATGGAAGTTTTAATTGGATTATGCAATAGAGATGGTTTAAAATCGGATTTATTTAAAGCCTATTATGAAGCAGAATACAATTCGTATAAAACGGATACAGCAGTTATAAATAAAATCAAAACTGCTATCAAAGAAAAAAACATCACTATAACTATTGTGATGGGTTCATGGTGTGGAGACAGCCAGGAGCAGGTTCCGCGTTTTTATAAAATTCTTGATGAAACAGGATTTGGCGAAAACAATGTTACATTGTATTGTGTTGATCGCACAAAAAAAACGGATAAAGGAGAAACGGATAGTTTGAATATACAACTAGTGCCTACATTTATTTTTTATAAAGACGGAAAAGAAATTGGAAGAATTATTGAAACACCAACATTGACTCTTGAAAAGATATTTTTTGAAATTGCATCATAAAAAAAGCCCTCTCAAAATTTTGAGAGGGCTTTTTTTATGATGCAATTTAATTACTTTTTCTTAGCAACTTTTTTCTTTGGAGCTGCTTTCTTTACTACTTTCTTAACTACTTTCTTAACAACTTTTTTCTTTGGAGCTGCTTTTTTTACAACTTTTTTCTTTGGAGTTGTTTTTTTAACTGTTTTTTTTGTTGTAGCCATTTGTTTGTTTTTTTTGGATTTTACATAGCAAAGATACATTATAATTTTTTATATAATAACATTTTTTATAATTTTATTAATAATTTTGTTAACAATAAAAAGTGAATAAACATAATCATTCATTATGATAGAAGAAAACAAACATTCCGCAATGAAGGTGAATAAAGGGATTCCGCAACCTTCATCATTGAATGATGAGTCTGCAAAAAAATTTGTTCAGAAAAAAAGAAATTCACTTTCTGTTTCAGAATATGTAAATGGAATTCTTGAAGGAAACAGAACTATTCTTGGACGCGCTATAACCCTTGTGGAAAGCTCACTTCCGAAGCATCATAATTTAGCACAAAAAATTATTGAGAAATGTATTCCATATTCTGGTAATTCAATTCGAATTGGTATAACAGGAATTCCTGGTGTAGGAAAAAGTACATTTATTGAAGCCCTCGGGAAATACTTAACAGCAAAGGGAAATAAGATTGCTGTTTTAGCAATTGATCCAAGCAGTCAAATTTCAAAAGGAAGTATTTTAGGTGATAAAACCCGAATGGAAGATTTATCTGTTGACCCGAATGCATTTATTCGTCCGTCTCCTTCTGCAGGAACACTTGGCGGTGTTGCACGTAAAACACGCGAATCTATTATACTTTGCGAAGCAGCAGGTTTCGATACAATCTTTGTTGAAACAGTTGGTGTAGGACAATCAGAAACAGCGGTGAATGGTATGGTGGATTTTTTTCTGTTGCTTATGATTGCAGGTGCAGGAGATGAGCTGCAGGGAATAAAACGCGGTATAATGGAAATGGCAGATGCAATTGTGATAAATAAATCCGATGGACAAAATATTTTAAAATCAAATACTGCAAGAACTGAATTTCAAAATGCGTTGCATCTTTTTCCTCCTACACCTTCAGGATGGATCCCTTTGGTGGAAACCTGTTCGGCAAGAACAAATGCAGGAATAGATAAAGTTTGGGAAATTATACTTTCATATATTGCTTTAACAAAAAAGAATAATTATTTTTATAATAAGCGTCAGGAACAAGCAAAATACAGGATGATCGAAATGATTAACGATGCGCTTAAAGAAAAATTTTATCAAAATACTGACGTGAACATTTTAATTCAGTCAGTCGAAAAAGAATTGCTTGAACAAAAGATCAGTTCTTATTCTGCTGCACAAAAATTACTTGATACATATTTTTTATCGTTGAAAAAATAATTTTAATATCAAAGTGTATTCTTAAATTCATTTTTATTCTTTGGCGGAAAAAGTACTGAAGCGAGAATGCTCATCGATAAAATTCCAAGTATGATATATAGCGAAACATTTGTAGGAATATGAATATGTAAAGGATATTGAGCTATGACCATTTTCAATCCGATAAATGTTAGCAGCACCGACAAACCATCTTTCAGGTAGTAGAAATAATTGAACATATTCATAACAAGGAAAAATAAGGAACGTAACCCGAGTATTGCAAAAATATTTGAAAAGAAAACAATAAACGGGTCTTTGGTAACCGAGAAAATTGCAGGCACCGAATCAACAGCAAACACCACATCCGAAAATTCAATCACCAGCAAAACAACAAACAATGGAGTAACAAGCCATCGTTTATTTTTTCTTATAAAAAAATGTTGTCGTACAACACGGGAATATACCGGAAAATTTTTTGCTGCGAATTTTACTACAGGATGATTTTCTGTATCAATTTTATCATTATCTTTTCTTGTCAGAAACATTTTAATTCCTGTAAATATCAGGAATGCGCCAAAGATGTATAATACCCATTCAAATTTTTGTATGATGGCGCTGCTTATAAAAATAAAAAGAAAACGCATGATAATCGCTCCAAGAATACCCCAGAATAATACCCGATGATAATATTTCTGCTGAACTCCAAAAGAAAGAAAAATTAAAAGGATAACAAAAACATTATCTATCGATAATGCATATTCAATTAAATAACCGGTAATATATTCTAGTGATAAATTTTCATTATAGATTGATAGATTTTTTTCAAAAGAATTTTTCATGTCAACCTGAACGGGTTGTTCGTATTTTTCAACAACATGTTTTAAATCGTTATTGTTTCCAATTCCGTGTATCAGTTCGCCGTATGTTTTTATAAAAAAGAAAAAACCGATAGCCAGAGAAATCCATAATACCGACCACATCATTGCTTCACGAAATCGTATCACGTGGCTTTTCCTGTTAAACACTCCCAAATCGAGTATAAGAATAGAAATAATAAAAACCAGGAATGAAAAAAAGAATATCGATTCTTTTGATAGCATTTTAAAATTGTTTGTTGCAAAGTTATCTAATTATACTGATACAGAACAGGCTTACAAAGACTTTTTTAAGATAAATATTTTATCCACGACAAGTCGAGATGAATCAGCATAACGCGTTCTGGTCATTTTTCAGTCGCTGTGGCGACCTGGTAATAAAGGATACAAGTGAGCCTGAACAAATAAAAATATATTTATTACTTTTGATTTATATATAAATTTCTGATATGAGATATAAATTATTTTTGATAGCTGTTTTTATTTTATACAACTATTCTTTGTTTTCACAAAAAATATTACCGGTAATAAAAGCGAATTCAAAATCGGTTGATATCAGGGATGGCGATAAATTAAATAAAAACGCATGGAATATTTCGCCTGAAATAAAACCGGATATTTATACTACTTCAAATAAGAAAGTAACTTTTTACACCGATATAGATTCAATAACTTTTTTTATTAAACATAAAAAAGTTTATGATTTTATTATTCTTCTAAATAATAAAGATACAGCATTAACACAAATAAAATTCGGGAAAGATAAATCAACACCTGCTTATTTAGATATTTTAAAAAAGGCTGATAAGTATGATTATTCAGACCGAAGAGAAATTCCTGAATTTACTTATCAATCTATGGATAATCCTAACCTGGTTGAATTAAGAAAAAAATATAACCTGGATTCAATTGCAGGAAGCGGGAATGACGTTTTAAAAATTTTAAATTTATTACATTGGACTCACAATTTAATTCCTCATGACGGGAACCATGAAAACCCTTCTGTTAAAAATGCAATTAATATGATTTCTATATGCGCACAGGATAAACTTGGATTGAACTGCAGGGGGCTTGCAACGGTTTTAAATGAATGTTATTTGTCATTAGGGTTTCCATCAAGAATCGTAACATGTTATCCTAAAGATTCTGTTTTTGATGATTGCCATGTAATAAACATGGTTTTTTCAAAAGAGTTAAAAAAATGGCTTTGGATTGACCCTACAAATGATGCATATATAATGAATGAAAAAGGAAAATTATTGAGTATTGAAGAAGTAAGAGAAAGGTTAATTAACAAAAAGCCATTAATTTTAAACCCGGATGCAAATTGGAATAATAAATTTTCTGTTGTAAAAGAAGATTATTTGGATGTTTATATGGCTAAGAATTTATACAGGATGGAATGTCCTCTTGTAAGTGAATACAACATGGAAACAAAAGAAAAAGATAAAAAAATTACTTATGTGGAACTGTTGCCGGTTGATGCTTTTAATCAAACACCACAAAAGGAAGAAAAATATTATCAGAAATCGGGAGTAACGTACATTAATTACAAAACAAATAATCCTGGTTTATTTTGGACTATTCCAAAATAGAAAAATTATAATGTTCAGGAAGTATTAACGAAATGATGAAAAATATTTATCACTTGTTCTTAAAAACAAAATGGTGGAAAAAGCTTATCATACTTTTTCTGATTTTTTTTCCATTACGTTTTTTATTTGGAATTTTTTCCGAGTTCTGGTTTGAAGATGAAATTCAAATTTATCTTATTGGTTTAAAATTTTACTCAACCGGTCATTGGCCATATTTCGGTCCTGATGTGGTTTATACGTTTTCGCAGATACCGGGCGCATTGCAGGGATTACTGGTAGCATTCCCTTTTTATATTTTTAAAATTCCCGAAGCGCCTTATATATTATTAAACCTTTTAAGTTTCTTTTCTCTTTTTTTGTTAGGTTATTATATAATAAGGTATCATACTCCAAATATTCCTGAATGGTTTTTATGGATATGGATATTTACAGCTCCATGGGTATTGAGTTTTTCAACACATATTATCAATCCTTCTTATGTGCTTCCGGCTGCAATTTTATTTTTTATTTCATTACTTGAAATCATTCCGGCGACAAATAAGAATTTTATAAAACCAAATACTGCATTTTTCTTTTTAGGTTTTTGTGTGATCTGGATTTTCCAGCTTCATCTTTCGTGTATACTTTTGATCCCATTCATTTGTATTGCTTTTTATTTTTCATTGAAGAAAGATTTAAAAAGTTTTTTCACTTCATTATCGTGTTTTATCATTGGTTGTGTAATCAGCGGAATTACTCTTTTCCCTACTTTATTCAAATATGGAATTAGCGCGGGAAGTGGCGATGCTGCTTCAAACATTGTATTTAATGTATCAAACATAAAAGAAGTGTTAACGGTGCTTGTTCGCATATTATCATTTGCAAGTTTTGAGCTGACACGTTTTATGGGTTCAAATACGGTTGAACGATTAAATTTTGCTTCACAATATTATTGGGCAATCCCTTTTATTGTAATAGTTGGTATCATAGGAATTGCACAGGTGGGCTGGATGATCATTGCATGGTTTAGCAAAAATGAAAATGAAAGTTGGAGCGCCATAAAATATTTAATATTGATTTCATTTTTGTTTACGTATTTCAGTTTTTTCTTTTCTGTAAAAGGACCATCATCACATACTTTTTATTTGTTGTTGCCATTGGCAATGATATATTCATTTTATTGCTGGCAATTTTTATTCAAAAGGAAATGGATAAAAATTATTGCTGCCATATTTCTTTTATCGGGAATAATTTTTCATGTTGCCTTAGGCATACATAATTATAAAAATAAATCGATGTATATAAACAGGGGAAAGCCACTAAAAGCGATACAACAAAAAGATTATACAATTCTTGGAGAAAGAAGAACGTACGACAGGAATAAATAAAAAAGCGGAAGCATAATGCTGCCGCTCCTTTGCGAATAATAAAATTAATTAATGATTTTAGTAAAGAAAACTTAGCAGAATTCCTGCTGCAACAGCGCTGCCAATAACTCCGGCAACGTTAGGTCCCATTGCATGCATAAGTAGATGATTGGACTTATCATATTCTAAACCTACAACCTGCGAAACCCTTGCGCTATCTGGAACTGCAGAAACACCTGCATTTCCAATAAGCGGATTAATTTTATTTCCTTCTTTAAGAAATAAATTTATGATTTTACAAAACATAACACCGCCAAATGTTGCAACAATAAATGATGCTGCACCAAGTGCAAAAATTCCTACCGATTTTGTAGTAAGAAAAGTTGTTGCCTGTGTAGATGCGCCTACAGTTAAGCCGATAAGAATAGTTACTATGTCAATTAAAGGTCCTTTAGCTGTGTCGGCTAAGCGTTTTGTTACACCACTTTCTTTCAAAATATTTCCAAAGAATAACATTCCTAAAAGCGGTAATCCGCTGGGAACAATAAAGCAGGTAAGAAGTAACCCAAAAATAGGGAATAAAACTTTTTCTTTTTTTGATACAACTCTTGGTGGTTTCATTTTAATTAAACGCTCTTTATTTGTTGTTAAAAGCCGCATAATAGGAGGTTGAATAACCGGAACAAGCGCCATATATGAATATGCTGAAATTGCAATAGCTCCCATTAAATCAGGTGCAAGTTTTGATGAAAGAAAAATTGCAGTAGGTCCATCGGCGCCACCAATAATACCAATAGCTCCTGCCTGAGCTGCATCAAAACCTAATCCCAGAGCTGCCATGTACGCACCAAAAATACCAAGCTGGGCAGCAGCGCCGATTAATATTAATTTAGGATTTGAAATAAGAGCAGAAAAATCAGTCATTGCTCCAATACCTAAAAATATCAATGGAGGATACACTCCTTGGATTACGCCAAAATACAAGTAATTCATTACACTGCCGGTTTCATAAATTCCAATCTTTAACCCGGGGTAAAAAGGAATGTTTCCAATTAAAATCCCGAAACCAATAGGAATTAACAGCAGAGGTTCATATTCTTTTATTATTGCAAGAGCTATAAAAGATAACCCGACAAGAATCATTATTATATGACCAACAGTAAAATTAGCAAAAGCAGTATATGTAAAAAACTGGTTAAGATGTTCAGTTAAAAAATTCCAAAAATTATTCATAATATTTATCTCCTGTTAATCAATAATTATTAATGTATCTCCCTCCATAACGGAATCACCTTTTGAAATTTTAATTGCTTTTACTGTTCCTTCTTTATCGGAATTTATATTATTCTCCATTTTCATAGCTTCAAGAATAATGAGTTTTTGTCCTATTTTTATAGAGTCTCCAACATTAACATGAATGCTTAGAATTACACCGGGAAGAGGAGCTTTAATGGTTCCTCCGCCTTTGGGATCCGAGGGGTTACTTGTTTTTGCTGTAGATTTATTTGAATCAGTAGAGGGAACAGAATCTGTTCTTATTAATTTTGGTGTTTTTGTAGGTTGAAGATTTTTATCAACCTCCACTTCATATAAAATTCCATTTACTTCAATTTTTGCAATGTTATCTTCAATGTTTTGAATCTCTACATCGTATTGGTTTCCCTGAATTTTAAACTTGAATTTTTTCATATGATGTGTTAATTTTTAAGAGCGTTTCGTAATCCGTATATTTTTGAACTCCATGGAGAATAAGTTCGTGCAACTTTTTTAATTGTAAGAAGGGTGTTTTCATGGTCGTGAAGGTCGCTTTGATAAAAATGTAACGCTAAACCTATAGCTGCTCCCAATTCTCCTGTAGTGTCTTCTTTTATTTTTTCAGCTTCTTCTACTTTCCCTTTTTTTATCAGGCTGCGTTTTTTAAAATCGATAGAATAAATTTTTGCCAGATTTTTAAAAGTAAGATAAATAAGAATTAAAGATGAAAAAACTACCGACATTGCTATAACCGTCATTCCAATACCTATCGGGTCGAGCTTTAAAAAATCATTTGCTGCCTGATGAGATGCTGACGTTGCAGTTTGTTGTAAAATAATAAATGTTGTCATTATTAAAATTATAATGGTAAATTAGAATGTTTCTTTGGTGGATTAGTGTCTTTCTTTGTTGCCAGCGATTGCAGCGCCCTGATGATTCTGAAACGTGTATTCCTTGGTTCAATTACATCATCAATATAACCGTATTTTGCAGCATTGTAAGGATTAGCAAATTTCTCTTTATATTCATCTTCTTTTTTCTGAATAAAATCGCTCTTTTCTTTTTCGTCAGTAATTGCTTTTAAATCTTTCTGGAACAAAACCTCTATTGCACCTTTAGGTCCCATTACTGCTATTTCAGCTGTTGGCCATGCATAATTAATATCACCACGAAGTTGTTTCGAACTCATTACATCATGTGCGCCGCCGTATGATTTACGAAGAGTTATTGTAACTTTAGGAACAGTAGCTTCACCATAGGCAAATAATAATTTTGCACCATGTAAAATAATGCCGCCATATTCCTGTGCGGTGCCGGGTAAAAATCCGGGAACATCAACCAATGTTACTAATGGAATATTAAAGGCATCGCAGAATCGTACAAAACGTGCTGCTTTACGCGAAGCATTGATATCAAGTACTCCGGCAAGATAATTCGGTTGGTTTGCTACAATCCCTACAGGCATCCCGTTAAATTTTGCATAACCTATAACAATGTTTGGCGCATAGTAACGCTGCACTTCCATGAATTCGCCATCATCAACAATGGAATGAATAATATCTTTTACATCATATGGTTTATTCGGGTTGTCGGGAATAATGGCATTCAGCGAATCTTCCAGTCTGTCAATTGGATCGGAGCATATTGCTAAAGGAGGATCTTCTAAATTATTTTGCGGAAGATAGGACAGGAGTTTGCGAATGAGCAGTATTCCTTCTTTTTCATCTTCTGCTACAAAATGATTTACTCCTGATTTAGAACCATGAACCATTGCACCTCCGAGCTCTTCTTCAGTAACAACTTCACCGGTAACCGTCTTAACAACTTTTGGTCCGGTAACAAACATGTAGCTGTTAAGCTTTGTCATTAAAATAAAATCGGTAAGAGCTGGCGAATACACAGCGCCACCTGCGCAGGGTCCGAAAATAGCAGATATCTGTGGAATTACTCCTGATGCCATAATGTTACGCTGGAAAATTTCAGCATAGCCACCAAGACTACGAACACCTTCCTGTATACGCGCTCCGCCGCTATCGTTAATACCAATAACGGGAGCTCCCATCTTTAATGCTTTATCGTAAAGTTTGCAGATTTTTTGCGCGTATGCTTCCGAAAGCGAACCGCCAAAAACTGTGAAATCCTGGGAAAAAACATAAACGATTCTTCCGTCAATTGTTCCATATCCGGTAACCACTCCGTCGGAAAGATACGTTTCTTTTTCAAGCCCGAAATCACGGCAGTTATGAGTAACGAACATATCGAATTCTTCAAAACTTCCGTCGTCGAGCAATAAT is a window encoding:
- a CDS encoding TerC family protein; amino-acid sequence: MLSKESIFFFSFLVFIISILILDLGVFNRKSHVIRFREAMMWSVLWISLAIGFFFFIKTYGELIHGIGNNNDLKHVVEKYEQPVQVDMKNSFEKNLSIYNENLSLEYITGYLIEYALSIDNVFVILLIFLSFGVQQKYYHRVLFWGILGAIIMRFLFIFISSAIIQKFEWVLYIFGAFLIFTGIKMFLTRKDNDKIDTENHPVVKFAAKNFPVYSRVVRQHFFIRKNKRWLVTPLFVVLLVIEFSDVVFAVDSVPAIFSVTKDPFIVFFSNIFAILGLRSLFFLVMNMFNYFYYLKDGLSVLLTFIGLKMVIAQYPLHIHIPTNVSLYIILGILSMSILASVLFPPKNKNEFKNTL
- a CDS encoding sodium ion-translocating decarboxylase subunit beta; the encoded protein is MNNFWNFLTEHLNQFFTYTAFANFTVGHIIMILVGLSFIALAIIKEYEPLLLIPIGFGILIGNIPFYPGLKIGIYETGSVMNYLYFGVIQGVYPPLIFLGIGAMTDFSALISNPKLILIGAAAQLGIFGAYMAALGLGFDAAQAGAIGIIGGADGPTAIFLSSKLAPDLMGAIAISAYSYMALVPVIQPPIMRLLTTNKERLIKMKPPRVVSKKEKVLFPIFGLLLTCFIVPSGLPLLGMLFFGNILKESGVTKRLADTAKGPLIDIVTILIGLTVGASTQATTFLTTKSVGIFALGAASFIVATFGGVMFCKIINLFLKEGNKINPLIGNAGVSAVPDSARVSQVVGLEYDKSNHLLMHAMGPNVAGVIGSAVAAGILLSFLY
- a CDS encoding OadG family protein — protein: MTTFIILQQTATSASHQAANDFLKLDPIGIGMTVIAMSVVFSSLILIYLTFKNLAKIYSIDFKKRSLIKKGKVEEAEKIKEDTTGELGAAIGLALHFYQSDLHDHENTLLTIKKVARTYSPWSSKIYGLRNALKN
- a CDS encoding acyl-CoA carboxylase subunit beta, whose translation is MGHQDKIQELLDKREQAKLGGGQKRIDSQHKKGKMTARERIELLLDDGSFEEFDMFVTHNCRDFGLEKETYLSDGVVTGYGTIDGRIVYVFSQDFTVFGGSLSEAYAQKICKLYDKALKMGAPVIGINDSGGARIQEGVRSLGGYAEIFQRNIMASGVIPQISAIFGPCAGGAVYSPALTDFILMTKLNSYMFVTGPKVVKTVTGEVVTEEELGGAMVHGSKSGVNHFVAEDEKEGILLIRKLLSYLPQNNLEDPPLAICSDPIDRLEDSLNAIIPDNPNKPYDVKDIIHSIVDDGEFMEVQRYYAPNIVIGYAKFNGMPVGIVANQPNYLAGVLDINASRKAARFVRFCDAFNIPLVTLVDVPGFLPGTAQEYGGIILHGAKLLFAYGEATVPKVTITLRKSYGGAHDVMSSKQLRGDINYAWPTAEIAVMGPKGAIEVLFQKDLKAITDEKEKSDFIQKKEDEYKEKFANPYNAAKYGYIDDVIEPRNTRFRIIRALQSLATKKDTNPPKKHSNLPL
- a CDS encoding transglutaminase domain-containing protein, with protein sequence MRYKLFLIAVFILYNYSLFSQKILPVIKANSKSVDIRDGDKLNKNAWNISPEIKPDIYTTSNKKVTFYTDIDSITFFIKHKKVYDFIILLNNKDTALTQIKFGKDKSTPAYLDILKKADKYDYSDRREIPEFTYQSMDNPNLVELRKKYNLDSIAGSGNDVLKILNLLHWTHNLIPHDGNHENPSVKNAINMISICAQDKLGLNCRGLATVLNECYLSLGFPSRIVTCYPKDSVFDDCHVINMVFSKELKKWLWIDPTNDAYIMNEKGKLLSIEEVRERLINKKPLILNPDANWNNKFSVVKEDYLDVYMAKNLYRMECPLVSEYNMETKEKDKKITYVELLPVDAFNQTPQKEEKYYQKSGVTYINYKTNNPGLFWTIPK
- a CDS encoding biotin/lipoyl-binding protein, which encodes MKKFKFKIQGNQYDVEIQNIEDNIAKIEVNGILYEVEVDKNLQPTKTPKLIRTDSVPSTDSNKSTAKTSNPSDPKGGGTIKAPLPGVILSIHVNVGDSIKIGQKLIILEAMKMENNINSDKEGTVKAIKISKGDSVMEGDTLIIID